The Candidatus Paceibacterota bacterium DNA window TCGGGCACGAGGTCCACTTCCTCTTGCGGTCCGATTTTGATGCCGTCCGGGCTGGGGGGCTGCGCATCCAAAGCCCCGACGGGGATTTCCAGGTTCAGCCGCGCTGTGCACGGTGCCCGGACGAGATCGGCCCGGCCGACCTCGTTCTTATTGGGCTCAAGACCACTGCCAACCACCAATTTCCAGAGCTCCTCCCGCCCCTGGTTTGTCCGACCACCGCCGTGCTGACCTTGCAGAACGGCTTGGGCAACGAGGAGCAACTCGCCCGCCTGTTCCCGGTCGAGCAGATACTCGGTGGTCTATGTTTCGTCTGCTTAAACCGCATCGCCCCGGGGCTCATCCGTCATATTGGTTACGGGCAGGTTGTCCTGGGTGACTTTCAACGTCCGCCTGCTCCTCGCACCCGTGACCTTGCAACCTGTTTCGACATGGCCGGCGTGGCCTGCACGGTTAGCGATGACCTGGCGCGCGCGCATTGGGAGAAATTGGTTTGGAACATCCCCTTCAATGGTCTTGGGGTCGCCAGCGCCGCCGGTCCGGATGCCTTCGAGCGCCTCAATTTGGTCCCTGTGCCGGCTGCCCGCAGCTGCGGATGTCAATCAGCGCACCTTGATCGGGAGACAAATCAGCGCCGATTGACGGCGGCGGCGACGGAATGCCTGACGACGGACAAGCTCCTGGGCGATGCGGGATGGGCGAGGCTTGTGCGGGAGTTGATGCTCGAGGTCATTTCCGCCGCGCGCGCGCTCGGGCACGATATTCCGGACGCGTACGCCGACGAGCATGTCGAGCGCACCCGCGCGATGGGCGCTTACAAGGCTTCCACGCTGATTGACTTTGAGCGGGGGCAGGCATTGGAGCTTGAGAGTCTATTCCTCGAACCACTCCGCCAGGCCACCAGGGCTGGGGTACCTACGCCCCGGCTCGCGGCGCTGTGCGCGGTGTTAGAGTCCCTTTGAGGTCCAGCTGCTCCAAAGCCCGGTCGTCCACCTTAATATGGGGTGAAGACCCCATACCAATTCTCCTGGATTAAGGCTAAGTTGGGCTGGCATGAGAGTGTTCTTACGGGAAAGGGCTACCGGACAGTATTACCGGGGCCTTGGAAGATCTGGCGCTGGCTGGGTGGGGGCACTGGAATTCGCGACTGTATCAGCGGCTGCCCGCCACGCTATAGCCGAGCAGCTTTCGGAAGTGGAAATCGTTTTGAGGTGCGATTATCTGGATCGCGAAGTCCCCTTGCCAGTTACGCCGCTGTGGTGCGACCTGGAACGCGAGGACGGTCTGTCCCTAAGCAGTCCTTTGCCGGTCGGTGACAATTCTCTGCTGTCGGCTCCGACGCTGTCGGGAAGTGCTTCGATGGACACCGCCGCATCGCCAAGCTGCGAGTCGGCACAAAAGTAGGAAGCGAAGTCGGGACGTCATTGGCGACCGATGCATGCGCCATGGCTAGACGAGGCGGTTGGAGTTGGGGGTTGGGAGCTTTGACCTGGATTCCTGAATGCCGTGGGCAGGTTCAGGAACTGGCTGAGCGTGAATCGTAACTCGGCCTGGAGTTGCGGGGTGGGGGCTTTTGGTTCAGACTCGCCCAGTGAAGACACGCGTTCGTTTTGCGCCAAGTCCAACAGGTTTCCTGCACATCGGCGGGGCCCGGACGGCTCTGTTCAACTGGCTGTATGCCCGGCACACGGGGGGCACGTTCATTCTGCGCATCGAGGATACCGATGCCGCGCGCAACACGCAGGAGGCGGTGGAAGTGATTCTCAACGGCCTGCGTTGGCTGGGGCTGGATTGGGACGAGGGCCCCGCGACGGGCGATCCTGGCGGCGCGAGCAAGGGCGATTGCGGGCCCTACTTCCAGAGCCAGCGCAAGGAGAATTATCGTCGGCGGGTGGAAGGACTGCTTTCCAGGGGGCTGGCGTATGAGGTGGAAGGGACAATTAAGTTCAAGATGGAGCGCTCCCCGATCCTGATCCCCGATGTGGTCGTTGGCGACGTGCGGCGGGAACTGACGGATCGGGAACAAGCAGACCCGGATTTCATCATCGTGCGATCAGACGGGCAGCCGGTGTTTCACCTGGTGAACGTAGTGGATGATCTGGAGATGGGGGTCACGCACGTTATCCGCGGGGAGGATCACCTGAGTAATACGGCCAAGCACATTGCGCTGTTCCGTGCTTTGGGGGGCGAGCCGCCCAAGTACGCGCATATCCCGCTGATCCTGAACATTGACGGCACCAAGATGAGCAAGCGGGACAAGGGGGCCTCGCTCATGACCTATGGCGAGGAGGGCTACGTGCCGGCAGCGCTGGTCAACTACCTCTGCCTGCTGGGCTGGTCGCCGAAGGGCAACCGCGAGAAGATGCCGCTGTCAGAGGTGATCGAGACATTCGACCTCCCGCAAGTCCTCCGGCACAACGCGCGATTCGACCTCACTAAGCTGATCTGGCTGAACGGGGAGTACATCCGCGAGTTGACCGACGAGCGCTTTTACGAACTGTCCGCTGAGGCGCTGAAGCGCGCCGGCTTGGACCTCGGCAAATACACGGCGGATTACGTGCGGGCGGCGCTGGAGACGTGCAAAGGGAAGGTGAAGCTGTTCGGCGAGCTGCCGGCTTACGCCGGGTTCTACTTCAAGGAAGATATCGCCTACGATCCGGAGGCCGCGCGGAAGGACTTCACGGCGGAGAACAAGCCACGCGTGGCGCGACTGCGCGAGGCGTTGGCGAAGCTGGAGCCTTTCGAGGCGGACCCGATTGGCGCTGCGCTAAAGACCGTTGCGCAGGAGCTAGGGGTGAAGGCCGGCGTGCTGGTGCATCCGACGCGCCTGGCCTGCTGCGGCAACACCGCCGGGCCAAGCCTGTATCATCTGCTGGCCATCCTGGGCAAAGAGCGTGCGCTGGCGCGAATTGACCGGGCGCTGGCAAAGATGGGGTAGTATGGCCACCGGCTGATGTCGGTGACTGCTTATTAGGCAAGGTTGCGGTTTTTGGCCCGTGATTCCGTTGCCAGGCGGGCCTTGAAGGAGAGGAGCTTCTTTTGCAGGGCGGCATTGCCGGTGGCCAGAGTCTGAACCGCGAGCAATCCGGCGTTACGAGCTCCGCCAATGGCGACGGTCGCCACCGGTATGCCGCTGGGCATTTGGACAATCGAAAGGAGGGAATCGAGTCCCTTAAGGGCTTTGCTCTCGATAGGCACGCCAATCACTGGGAGGGTGGTAAACGCTGCTGCCACCCCGGGCAAGTGCGCGGCGCCGCCAGCCCCGGCGATGATGACCCGCAAGCCGCGAGTGTGAGCAGTGCTCGCGTAGCGCTCCAAATCCCGCGGGGTGCGGTGCGCCGATATCACGCGAACCTCATGCGGCACGCCGAACTCGGCACAGGCGTCCGCGGCGGCTTTCATCGTGGGCCAATCGGAGTCGCTGCCCATAATAATGCCGACCAAGGGCTTGGCAGGTTGCTTCATGCCCTGCATGATTTACTTTGGCCTGCCGAAACTCAATGATGAAATGGAGTGGTATCGCGGACTTCCTCGCGCTCCGGCGCAACACGGGCCTTCTGCTCGTGGCGCTGGTCCTGGCGGGCACGGGTGAGAAACTCTGGCTTGGGTTCGCGCCCAAGTATCTCCAGACTCTGGGGGCGAGCATCCTCGTCATCGGCCTGTTCGATGCGCTGCAAACCCTGCTTGGCGCAGTCTATGCCTATCCCGGCGGCTGGTTGACGGACCGGTGGGGCCAGCGGCGGTCGCTGATTCTATTCAGCGCCCTGTCTTTGGGGGGGTACGCATTGGCGCTGGCTTGGCATCATTGGCTGGCCCTCCTGATCGGCGCGTTTCTGTTCCTCGCCTGGAGCGCGTTGTCCTTGCCCACGACCTTCACCGTCGTCGCCACCTCGCTCAAGGCCCGCCAGCACACCATGGGCATCGGCATCCAATCCATGGTGCGCCGCGTGCCAATGATGCTTGGCCCGCTGGTGGGAGGGTGGCTGATCACCCGCTTTGGTTGGACGCGCGGCGTGCAGTACGCGCTGCTGCTTTGTCTGTTGCTGACGCTTCTCACCATGGCGTTCCAATGGTTCATGTTCGAGCCGGCACGGGGTGAAGTCGCCCCAGCCGGCGAGTCCAATGGCACAAACTTCCTGGCGGTCATAAAATCTTTCACCCCCGCGCTGCGGGAGCTGCTGATCAGCGACATACTGATCCGGTTCTGCGAGCGCATCCCTTACGCGTTCATCATCTTGTGGGCGATGAATCGCGGCGGCGTTGACGCGCAGCAGTTTGGGCTGCTGGTTGCCATTGAGATGGTTACGGCGATGATCTGCTACATCCCCGTGGCGCACCTGGCGGACAAATACGGGCGGCGGCCGTTTGTACTGGTCACGTTCATGTTCTTCACGCTGTTCCCGGTGACGCTGCTCTGGGCGACCAGCTTCGGCTGGCTGGCGCTGGCGTTTGTCGTTCGCGGCTTGAAGGAATTCGGCGAACCGGCTCGAAAGGCCTTGATTATCGGGGAGGCTGTGCCGGAGTTGCGGGCGCGAACGTATGGCGCATATTACCTGATTCGGGATTGCGTAGTGACCAGCGGGTCGTTTGTCGGGGCATGGCTGTGGAGCATCGGCCCCTATGCGAACTTCGCGGGGGCTGCGGCATGCGGGGCTATGGGAACAGGCTGGTTCTGGTGGTTCATCTTTCGGCGGAAGGCTGTTCCGGGATTGACGGGCAGCCCCGGGAGCGCAGAATCAGCCGGAACTCGGACATGACAACAGCCAACAAGATTACCATCCTGCGAATCCTGCTGATTCCGGTCTTCGTGGTGCTGACCCTCTACTACACCAAGGAGGGCAAGGAAGTGTATCGTGTGTTGGCGATTCTGTGTTTTGCCATTGCCGCTGTCTTTGATGGCGTGGACGGCTACGTCGCGCGGCGGTACAATCAGCGCAGTGAACTCGGTGCCATCCTTGATCCGCTGGCCGACAAACTGTTGCTGGTTTCCGGCATAGTGGTGCTGAGTTTTGATCACTCGCCGCATCTTGAGAGCGTTCCCCTTTGGCTAACGGGCACAATCATCGGGCGGGATATTCTGATACTGATCGGCATGCTGGTAATTCAATTGGTGGTTGGCAAAGTCAAGGTGCAACCGCGAATCATTGGCAAAATCGCTACTGTGTTGCAGATGGCCGTCGTACTTCTGATCTTATTGAAGAAGAAGGAGGACTGGCTTCCCGCACTGACTCTTGGCGCGGTCTTTTGCACGGGGATATCGGGACTGCTCTATGTGTGGGATGGCACGCGCCAGTTGAGCGCGCACCCTTCGTCGAGTCCGAAGCCCAAAGTCCAAAGTCCAGAGTCCGAGGAAGGGGCGCCCTCCTGATTCGGCAAACAATGCGCATAGGTATATGGGAAAACCAGTTGAGTTGAAACTGAAGGAAGGAGACGTGGCGCCGGACTTCACTGCCGCCAGTAATGGCGGGGGCAAGGTGTCCCTGTCCGGCTTCAAGGGGAAGAACGTGATTCTCTACTTTTATCCTCGGGATAACACGCCAGGCTGCACCAGGGAGGCGTGCGCCTTCCGCGACGAGTTTGCCGCGTTCAGGAAGAAAGGCGCAGTCGTTCTCGGTGTCAGCACCGATTCAGCCAAGTCGCATGACAAGTTTGCGGATAAATACAAGCTGCCGTTTACCCTGGTGTCGGACGAGGACAAGAGGATTGCTTTGGCCTACGGGGCTTGGGGACCAAAGAGCTTCCTGGGCCGGAAGTACCAGGGCATGTATCGGGTGACCTTCCTGATCGGGCCCGATGGCCGGATCAAGAAGGTCTGGCCGATGGTTAAGCCGGCCGACCACGCCAGGGAGATTTTGGCCGCGCTCTAGCCCATGGGTCCGCCATGCCGCTGAACGACCGCTGCCATTTGACAGCCGGGCTGACCCAGTTTACTTGTGTAACCGAGTTAACCATCTAACCAAGATTAATTATGGCAATACCTGTAGGGTCCAAAGCACCTGATTTTAGTCTGAAATCCAAGCAAGCGTCCGGGTTGGTGGACGTGAAGCTCAGCGACAACCTGGGCAAGAAGCACACCGTCCTGCTGTTTTTCCCGGCGGCGTTCACCGGCGTCTGCACCCAGGAACTGTGCGACATCACCAGCGGCCTCAACGCCTATGCCGGACTTAACGCCGAGGTTATCGGCATCAGCGTGGATACGCCCTTCGCCCAGGAAGCCTGGGCGCAGAAGGAGAAGATTGGCATCAAGCTGGCCAGCGACCTCAACAAGGAGGTCATCAAGAAGTACGACGTGGTCTTCCCGATGCTGGCTGGCGTAGGGGACACCGCAGCGCGGGCGGCATTCGTCATAGACAAGGCCGGCGTGGTCCAATACAGCGAGCAGACGCCGTCCCCGAAAGAACTGCCCAACTTCGCGAAGGTCCAAGAGACCCTGGCGAAGCTGAAGTAGGTAAGTCCGGCTGGGGAGGGCGAGCGTCCTCGCGAGCCCTGATTTTGGATGACTGCCGAGTAAGTCAGGGCTCGCGTGGACGCTCGCCCTGGAGTGAGGATTTCAATCCCCAAACGCCCGGAACAGGGCGCGCAGCTCTTCTTCCAGGTCGGCGGGGTCGGACAGCGTTTGTGCGATCTCCTCGCGCAGCAACTCCCGGTAGCGCTTGCGCAGCCGGTGCACCGCCACCCGCGCCGCCCCCTCGTTCAGGCCGGCTCTGGCGGCAGCTTCGGCGTAGGGGATGTCGCCCTTGCCCACCGTCAGGAACGGTTTCAACTGCTCGAAGACGGCGGCCTTGCCTTCGGCGGCACACTCCGCGCGCAGCCGGGTGATGACCTGTCCCAGCAGGGTCGTGGCCCACGCTTGGTCGTAGAGCTTGTCCGGACTGAGCTGGTCCGGCGGGTCGATCTGGTAGCGCGTATCGGCGTCCTGCCAGTCCAGCGAGAGCAGGGTCTGCCCACCGCCCCGCTTCTGGCGGTTCGCGCGGTCATATTCATTGGCCAGGTAATGCTTTAGCGCCGCCAGCAGAAACGCCCGGAAGCGGCCCTTCTCGCTCCGCACGTCCTCCAGGTAATTCCTCTTGAGAAAGGCGGCGAAGAATCCCTGGGTGAGGTCCTCAGCGTCCTCCTTGGAATGGCCATGGCGGCGCACATAGGCGTAGAGCGGGTACCAATAGGCGCGGCACAACTCCTCCAACGCGCGGTCGGACTGCGGCGTGCTCCGTCGCCCCGCCGCCAGCACGACCGTCCAATGTGTCGTGGCGAAGATGTCCCCCGGTGCCGGGGTGGAGGCTGAGTTGGGATATTCGGGATTCAGAATCAGTTTACCACCTTCAACCTGGGATGTTTTGCTTCCAGTCTTCTGCGCCCGGGCCCAGTTACTTTGGTGTTGCCCAGGTAGACGTTGACAAGGTTGGTCATTCCGTCCAGGTGGCGCAGTCCAAGGTCTGTCACCCGGGTGTTTTGAAGCTCCAGTTCCTCAAGCGTGTGGAGTGGCGCGAGACACGCCAGCCCAGCGTCCGTGATGATCCCCGAACCGCTTCCAATCCATAGGGACTTGAGGTTCTTCAGCTTTGCCAACGGGGACAGTCCCTGGTCGCTAAAGCGATTGCCCTGCAAGGCAAGCCCAGTGAGGTGGGGCATCTTTGAAAGCACCTGCAGGGAGGCGTTGTCCAACCCCGCGTCGCTCACATGCAAGTATTCCAACTGCCCCAAGGTCTGCAATTCCGCGATGCCTCTGTCCGTAACCGTGGCGTTGTACAGGTAGAGGCGCCTTAAGCTTGCCATGCGCGCGACTTGACGCATGGCTAAATCCGTCGCCTGGGTTCTTTGCAGCACCAGCATCTCCACGTTCTGCAAGGCGGGCAGCACCGCCGCAACTTGGTCGGAGAGGTTAGTGCACTCCCGGCGCACGCCATGTTTGTCTTCGTCATAGACCAGGTTTACCTTGACCACCCTTCCCTGCTCGTCCCAGGTAATGCAGCCGCCGTAATCCTCGATAGCTTTGACGGCGGCCTGCTCGGGGGATAGGGGCGGCATTACGACCTCCGCCCAGTCCATCGTGCGCACTGGGCGTCTCAGGATGCGGAAGTGGTCTAACTCTGCCAGCGGCAGGTCAATGTAGAGCCGCTCAGTGATCTTGCCCGTCTGCGGGTCCCGCTGGCCCCCCACCGAACTGCTGCTGGATGCGACCTCCCGGCCATCTTCAGTGTAAGCCAGCGCCCCAAACTGCAGTCGCCCCGACCACTTAGCCACGTCATACACCAGTGTCAGAGAAGTCCTGTCCCGACCCGCCTGCCCGATGGGATCGAGTTGGCTGCCGTCGGCTAAGGTTATCGTTCCACTCCAATTGGCAGGGAGGTTATCCCGCTCGACCTGCCACTCTCCCAGGGTGTAACGGAGCTGGATGGAAACCCGGCGAGTGTTCGGGTCATCCAATTGCGGGACCACGCTGAAGGCAAGCCAGCCAGTGTTGCCCTTCGCGGCGTCCGCTGGATACCCCGCGGCGCTGTAACTGAGGGTAGGATGCTTGCCGCCGGGATCAGCCAGCGAGATGTCCTTGAGGGAATGCTGGTCAAAGAGTGGATGCGAGAACCAGAGGTAAAGGCAGCGTGGCCCCCTATTGGTCTGAGGCGTAACCAAGGCGACGGGCAGGGGCTGGACCTTGCGCAGCCATTGCAGCTCACTCGCATTGGTCACCCGTGAGCCGTCCGCGTACCGCACCGCGCCCGGATCGTTGGTCTTCCACTGGTCCTGCCACGCCAGGAAGCGCAGCCGTGGCGGCTCCGCGAGTTGCCCAGGTGTGCGGGGCTTTGGAAGCGCGGCGGAGTTGGTGGACGGCATCCGATGGTTCAGCAGGTCCAGGAGCTGCCGCGCTTCGGCGTCGGTGAAGGCGCCGGCAATGTTGGCGTTGCGGCTGGTGATGGCGGCTTGGACGATCGGCGCGCTGATGACGCGGCCATTCCAGACGACGGCCAGTTGCCGGCCCACGTTCTTGGCGGTGGCCTCGGCGAACTTCCCGCTGGCCTCCAGGGTAAGGACCAAAGCCAGCTCCTTCTGGTCGGCCCCAAGCTGCGTAAAGCCTGCGCTCTCCACATCGTCACCGCACAGCACCACTTCCCGCAGGACAGGCAGTTTCTGCTCCGGGCCGCGGCCCTGCCGGCAGGGGAGCAAGTCCGCCGGCGAGTTGGTGTCGCCCTCGCGGGCCACCCAGCGGAATTGGAAGCCCGCTGCCGGCGAAGGGGTGCGACTCGACGCGGTCTCCGGCAGGCCCAGCATCCGCGCGAGTTCCGCGCCCAGGGCTTCGACCTGGCGTGACGCTGCCCAGGCGCGTGCCGCGTCCTTGGCCTGAATGGCTTCCTTCCATTCGGCGGCTTGCGCGTTAAGCTGCTGCCACACCGGCTCGGCGACAGTGCCCTTGAGCTGCTCCTCGATCTGCACCTTCCACGCGTTATCCGCCTGGTTGAAGGCCGCCTGCTCACTGATGTTCGTCATCGTGTGCACCGATGCATGGGCTCGAGCAAAAGCCCTCCATTCCGCGGCCAACTCCAGCGCTTTGGGTGGGATGGGTTTCAACTCCGCAGACCTCGGTGCGTTTTGCGCCAGCTTATAGCGCAGCTTCACGCCGCGGGGGTTGTCGGTGAACGCGGTGACCTGCAGGATGCCTCGCGCGCCATCCCGAGTCTCGAAGGCGAACGTGATGGGCAGCAAACCGTCCGGCAGCACGTAAAGTGTGGCACCAGTCACTTCCACATGTTCCACTGCGGTTGGAATGTTGAGGGCCGCGTTCAGTTCGGAGGCGCTGGCGTTCTCCCATTGACTCGGCGTCAGGTCGGAGAGCTTCAGCCCGTGCGTGATCAGGGCCCAGCGGCGCCCGACGTAATCATCGTATTCGGCGTAGAGATCACCCTCGCTGGCCACCAGCGCCCGGGGTCGTCCGCCGCCCTCCCTGGGGGTCTCGTCAAGGATGGACGACAGTTGCCCTGTCCGCAGACGAAGAGTCTCGTTATTACCTTTGCCGGCACGGTTATCGGGGTCGGGAAGCACGCGCTCGATCACGGGGCCGAAGGCGGTTGGGGCGCGGATTTGTTCCAGGGGGAGGTGGTTAATCCGGGAGGTGGTACCGGCGCGAGGCGGAGCGGTCTGGTTCGTGATCTCGAACAGCCACACGAAGTAGCGAGGCACATCGTTGTGGCGCAGGAATGGGACCAGGAAGACCAAGGCACCGTTGGTGGGAGCGTTGCCTTCGTAGAGGATGCGGGAATAGACGCCCAGCGGCGGTTGGGCGTGGAGGGCATCCAGCCCATAGGAGACAGAGCACTCCATTCTCGCCTGCAGGATGCCATTCTTACGTCGAGCGCCAAGGAACCCCGTCCCTCCAGAGGAGCCGAAGAAATTGGTGTCCGCAAGTGAGGAGCTCCAACTGTCAGCCACCAGGGGCCAGGAACCAATTGTGCGCCGCTGCTCCTTCAGCAGACCGGGTTTGGCGGCCATGCCGTCCAGGAGCGCGCGGAGCGTGCCCGCACCAATCTCGGCCGCTTGGGATTCAGTCAGTCCCACTTTGACTGTCATCTTGAAGTCCCCAACCTGCCGTTCGCTGACGGGTTGACCGAAGTTGACGAGCGCTTTGGCCGATGGCTGTACACCCGGGCGGCGGGAGCTGGAAGGAATCAAACGGTCCACCAACGCCGCCTCGGCCTCGAATGCCCGGTAATGGAACTCGGCAGTGGCAGAGCTTTCGGGTCGCGTTGCTGCAGGACGCAAGAGGGCAGAGAGCCCGTGACCGGGCGGGTGTTTGCCTCTCTGGCCGGCTGCAAAACGGGCCTCAATTTCGGCTGGTCCAAGGGCGCGATCATAGATGCTGAGCTCGTCCACGACGGCCTTGCTATAGAAGCACCAGCCACTTGCTGTATCCACTTGCGCTCCGATGCGCAGCGGTTCCACAGAGGGGGGCAGACTGAGATGCAGCGGCCCTCCGCGGGCGGTGACTGGTTGCACCACCCCATCCAGGTAGAAGGTGGGGTCTTCATCGCCATTGCGGGCCACGACCGCGATGTGATGCCAGTCCAGATCCGCGATGCTGGTCGAGCGCCGGAAGCCACCGGCAAAGGTAAACGCCAGCCCGCTGTCCCACTGAGGCTGATTGATGGTCACGCCGTAGTTCAGCACGCCTCGGGTGTAGTCGCCGCCCTTGTTGATGATGTAGTCCTCCGCCTCCAAATCCTGCCGCTTTACCCAAAACTCGATGGTCAACGCATTGGTCAGTCGCAGGGTTGGGCTGTCTGGCACCTCGATGAAGCTGTTGGTCCTCCCAGAGAAACTAAAAGCCTGACCGACCTTGCCGGCAACAAATCCAGCGTCTCCATGCAGGACACCGTGGTTCCTGCCCGCTGAGTCTTGGGCATCACCGTCCGCGCGCCACCGACTCACCAAGCCCGGTGTGCTTGTGGCGTGGCGAATAATCCCCAGCGCGTTGGCGAGCAGCATGGCGCCGCCAACAATGGCGACGAGCAGGAGTAGCGCGACCAGGACGCCGATGGCGTAACGGCCCCAATACGACGCTGAGGCGGGTTTCCCGCCGCTCGCGGTCGAACCGTTGGGGAGCCGGCGCGCCGCACGCCACAACCGCCAGCCGCAGACCGGCAGGGACAGTGCGCCCAGCCAGATAAGCGGCACAATGACGGCCTCATCCGGCGCAGGATGCCAGCCGAAGCCCTCGTCAAGCATCGCGAGGATGAAGAACGCTGCGAAAGCGATCAGCGGCAACGCGGTGAGGAACGCAAGGCAGGCACTCACCCTGTACGCAGACCGCAGGGTGTCCACGCTCGCGAAACGCCGTAGCAAAAGGGCCAAGACACCCGTGGCGCAGGCCAGCAGAACGAAGGCCAGTATCAGCCACCGGCCGGGGAGACTACTGCGCAGCAGTTCGCACAGCACGCCAAAGAGAGTGGTTCCCGCATAGGTCAGCGTCGCACAAAACGCGAACCAGGGATTGCGCTGGCCGCTAGATGTTCTCGCAGAACACGCCGCGCCCCCCCCTGCCGATGGTCCTGTTTCACCGCCGCCACCACCCGAATCGGCCTGGGCCAAGCGGGACTGCAGCCAAGCGGGCACGAGGACGGCTACCATCACCACCACGCCGATGAGCAGCATCATGAGGAGATTGGCGCGTTGCATGAAACCCTGCGCCCGGTTGCCGAAGAAGGCTTCCGCCGCGGCATCTCGGCCTAGCGAACTCCACGGATGCACGCCGAAGGCAGCTCCGCCAAACGCGAAATAGCCGACCGCCCCGCCGCCCAGGGCAATGGGAGCCACGGCCAGTCCGCCCAGCGCTGCAATCAGACCGACCGCGAGTCCGCCAGTGGACAGCAAGCCCAAGGCGAGACCTCCAAAGGTAAACACGCCGAGGGTGATTCCGCCGAAGGCGAAGCCGCCCATCGCCACACTGCCGATGGCCAGGACGCCTTTGGCGATGCCGCCGATGGCAATGATGCCCTTGGCGACACGCCGTTTGCCCGTGGCGGGGTCAATCCCGTCGGCCACATGGAGCAAGGGCAGGCCGAAGAGCGTGGCCTTGGAGCGGTAGTCAACACCGCGATACATCCGGGGCAAGGCGGCTGCCGGGGTGCCGGTTGACGGTGTGGAGGCAATGGTCTCGACCTGGGTCTTGAGGATGCTGGCCTGCTGGTAGCGGAGCTCGGGTTTGCGTTCGAGCGCCCGGAGGACAATTTCGTCGAGCCGCGCGTCTATCTGGACGGTGCCGCAGGCGCGAGAGGGCGGGACAATCGGCTGGCCGGGGAGCTCGCCGGTGAGCATCTGGTAGAAGACCACGCCGAGGGCGTAGATGTCCGCCCGGCGATCCACCTCGGATGGGTTCTCGACCTGCTCGGGCGCCATGTATTGGGGCGTGCCCATGATCTTGCCCGCCTCGGTCAGACTGGCAGGGACGGCTGGCCCAGCCGTCCGCTCGTCCTCGCCCGGACGCCCCGGCGGGGTGTCCCTGCCTTCCACAATCTTCGCCAGGCCAAAGTCGGCGACCTTCACCCGCCCACGGCGGTCGAGGAGGACGTTCTCGGGCTTGATGTCGCGGTGGACGATGCCTTGATCGTGGGCGTATTGGAGCGCGTCGCAAATCTGCGGCACGATGGCCAGCGCTTCGCGCGAGGAGATGCGGCCGCCGGCCAGCAGTTGTCGCAGGTTCACGCCGTCCACGAATTCCATGAGGAAGTAGCAGAGGGAAGGTTGAGACTCGACCTGGCCGAACTCGTAGAGCGTGACGATGCCGGGGTGGTTCAAGCGGGCCAGGGCGCGGGCTTCGCGGGCGAAACGTTCGGCGAACGCGGGGTCGCTGCCGATGCCTGGGGGCAGGAGCTTGAGGGCGACAATGCGGTCGAGCTGCTTCTGCCGCGCCTTATACACGGCGCCCATGCCGCCTTTGCCCAGCAGGCTGAGTATCTCAAGCTGGGGAAAGAGGCGGGCCAGTTCCTCCAGGGTGGGAGGCACGAATGGTTTGGCTTCGGGGTGGGTGGCAGTGTCAGCGGCAGCGCCCTCCTTGAGAAGGCAGGCGGGGCAGAGCCCGGCCAACGCACCTGTCGTCAGCGGCACCCCGCACTGGGGGCATCTTGCGGGCGCAGAGCCATTCATCGCGGCTTTATTCATATACCCCACTCAGAAGCAAAACCGAGCAAATGTTACAGCACATCGCCTGAAACCCCGTGTAAACCTGCTCCTAACATGCTGAAGTATAATCACTTCCAACCGAACCGTGTGTCCCTTACTGGGCTCAATGGCGTAGTAGAGGCGGAAAACCACGCTTTTACTCGAAAAATGGTGGTGGAACAGCGGTGAGGTGTCGGCGTGAGATATTCTCTGGGTTGCAAGTGGTGTTTTCATGAAAGTTATTCACAG harbors:
- a CDS encoding 2-dehydropantoate 2-reductase, translating into MKVAVVGCGAVGSFYGAKLARVGHEVHFLLRSDFDAVRAGGLRIQSPDGDFQVQPRCARCPDEIGPADLVLIGLKTTANHQFPELLPPLVCPTTAVLTLQNGLGNEEQLARLFPVEQILGGLCFVCLNRIAPGLIRHIGYGQVVLGDFQRPPAPRTRDLATCFDMAGVACTVSDDLARAHWEKLVWNIPFNGLGVASAAGPDAFERLNLVPVPAARSCGCQSAHLDRETNQRRLTAAATECLTTDKLLGDAGWARLVRELMLEVISAARALGHDIPDAYADEHVERTRAMGAYKASTLIDFERGQALELESLFLEPLRQATRAGVPTPRLAALCAVLESL
- a CDS encoding glutamate--tRNA ligase family protein; the protein is MKTRVRFAPSPTGFLHIGGARTALFNWLYARHTGGTFILRIEDTDAARNTQEAVEVILNGLRWLGLDWDEGPATGDPGGASKGDCGPYFQSQRKENYRRRVEGLLSRGLAYEVEGTIKFKMERSPILIPDVVVGDVRRELTDREQADPDFIIVRSDGQPVFHLVNVVDDLEMGVTHVIRGEDHLSNTAKHIALFRALGGEPPKYAHIPLILNIDGTKMSKRDKGASLMTYGEEGYVPAALVNYLCLLGWSPKGNREKMPLSEVIETFDLPQVLRHNARFDLTKLIWLNGEYIRELTDERFYELSAEALKRAGLDLGKYTADYVRAALETCKGKVKLFGELPAYAGFYFKEDIAYDPEAARKDFTAENKPRVARLREALAKLEPFEADPIGAALKTVAQELGVKAGVLVHPTRLACCGNTAGPSLYHLLAILGKERALARIDRALAKMG
- the purE gene encoding 5-(carboxyamino)imidazole ribonucleotide mutase, whose protein sequence is MKQPAKPLVGIIMGSDSDWPTMKAAADACAEFGVPHEVRVISAHRTPRDLERYASTAHTRGLRVIIAGAGGAAHLPGVAAAFTTLPVIGVPIESKALKGLDSLLSIVQMPSGIPVATVAIGGARNAGLLAVQTLATGNAALQKKLLSFKARLATESRAKNRNLA
- a CDS encoding MFS transporter; translation: MMKWSGIADFLALRRNTGLLLVALVLAGTGEKLWLGFAPKYLQTLGASILVIGLFDALQTLLGAVYAYPGGWLTDRWGQRRSLILFSALSLGGYALALAWHHWLALLIGAFLFLAWSALSLPTTFTVVATSLKARQHTMGIGIQSMVRRVPMMLGPLVGGWLITRFGWTRGVQYALLLCLLLTLLTMAFQWFMFEPARGEVAPAGESNGTNFLAVIKSFTPALRELLISDILIRFCERIPYAFIILWAMNRGGVDAQQFGLLVAIEMVTAMICYIPVAHLADKYGRRPFVLVTFMFFTLFPVTLLWATSFGWLALAFVVRGLKEFGEPARKALIIGEAVPELRARTYGAYYLIRDCVVTSGSFVGAWLWSIGPYANFAGAAACGAMGTGWFWWFIFRRKAVPGLTGSPGSAESAGTRT
- a CDS encoding CDP-alcohol phosphatidyltransferase family protein → MTTANKITILRILLIPVFVVLTLYYTKEGKEVYRVLAILCFAIAAVFDGVDGYVARRYNQRSELGAILDPLADKLLLVSGIVVLSFDHSPHLESVPLWLTGTIIGRDILILIGMLVIQLVVGKVKVQPRIIGKIATVLQMAVVLLILLKKKEDWLPALTLGAVFCTGISGLLYVWDGTRQLSAHPSSSPKPKVQSPESEEGAPS
- the bcp gene encoding thioredoxin-dependent thiol peroxidase, which encodes MGKPVELKLKEGDVAPDFTAASNGGGKVSLSGFKGKNVILYFYPRDNTPGCTREACAFRDEFAAFRKKGAVVLGVSTDSAKSHDKFADKYKLPFTLVSDEDKRIALAYGAWGPKSFLGRKYQGMYRVTFLIGPDGRIKKVWPMVKPADHAREILAAL
- a CDS encoding redoxin domain-containing protein, which encodes MAIPVGSKAPDFSLKSKQASGLVDVKLSDNLGKKHTVLLFFPAAFTGVCTQELCDITSGLNAYAGLNAEVIGISVDTPFAQEAWAQKEKIGIKLASDLNKEVIKKYDVVFPMLAGVGDTAARAAFVIDKAGVVQYSEQTPSPKELPNFAKVQETLAKLK